From a region of the Candidatus Rhabdochlamydia porcellionis genome:
- a CDS encoding PhoH family protein → MVRKTFIIDTNILLHDPDAIIKFHSNDVVIPLAVLEELDGMKRFSDELGKNARHVLRYIDGLKNAHPGQLAQGVSIENDIIVKVQMDTKSTDRGVFPFSLDRSAHKIVFSAFKLKEQGIPVSIISKDFIVRVKAEAIGIESQDYINLRFSYENIYKGYRKLDMSKKDLDLFYKDGVLPVDLPDLYPNEYCLISSKEQSFAVCKYNSRKKQLEPLLKLSRDIWGVHPLNVEQKCALDLLLRNDIKLVTLMGPAGTGKTLLALAVGLKKVFDDGNHKKILVSRPIVPLGKDIGYLPGSKEEKLYHWMQPIYDNLEFLCESTGSANSAETQKWIMESKKIEMEAVTYIRGRTLPNMYIIIDEAQNLTPHEVKTIISRAGQGTKVVLTGDPTQIDNPYLDKDSNALTYTVGKFKEHPIYGHIFLDRTERSELAALATEVL, encoded by the coding sequence GTGGTTCGTAAAACATTTATCATAGATACCAATATTCTCTTACATGACCCTGACGCAATCATTAAATTTCATAGCAATGATGTTGTAATTCCTCTTGCTGTTCTTGAAGAGTTAGATGGTATGAAAAGATTTTCAGATGAGTTAGGAAAGAATGCTCGTCATGTTTTACGTTATATCGATGGGTTAAAAAACGCTCATCCAGGTCAACTGGCTCAAGGAGTATCTATTGAAAATGATATTATAGTAAAAGTGCAAATGGATACGAAATCTACAGATCGAGGGGTTTTCCCTTTTTCTCTGGATCGCAGTGCTCATAAAATTGTTTTTAGTGCTTTTAAATTGAAGGAGCAGGGCATTCCAGTTTCTATTATTTCTAAAGACTTTATTGTACGTGTCAAGGCAGAAGCTATAGGGATAGAATCGCAGGACTACATTAACTTACGATTTTCTTATGAAAACATCTATAAGGGATATCGAAAATTAGATATGAGTAAGAAAGATCTAGATCTATTCTATAAAGATGGAGTCTTACCGGTTGATTTACCTGATTTATACCCTAATGAATATTGCTTGATTAGCTCAAAAGAGCAGTCATTTGCTGTGTGCAAATACAACTCAAGAAAAAAACAGCTTGAGCCTCTGCTAAAGCTATCAAGAGATATTTGGGGTGTCCATCCTCTGAACGTAGAACAAAAATGTGCCTTAGACCTGCTGCTACGCAATGATATCAAATTAGTAACCCTTATGGGTCCTGCAGGGACAGGAAAAACCCTTTTAGCTTTAGCTGTAGGTTTAAAAAAAGTTTTTGATGATGGGAATCATAAAAAAATTCTCGTGAGTAGACCCATTGTGCCTTTAGGAAAGGACATTGGATATCTTCCAGGCAGCAAAGAAGAAAAACTCTATCATTGGATGCAGCCTATTTACGATAACTTAGAATTTTTATGTGAGTCAACAGGTTCAGCTAATTCAGCTGAAACACAAAAATGGATTATGGAAAGTAAAAAAATTGAAATGGAAGCGGTAACCTATATTCGTGGCCGTACGCTTCCTAATATGTATATCATCATCGATGAGGCACAAAACCTAACTCCGCATGAGGTAAAAACCATTATTTCTCGGGCAGGTCAAGGAACAAAAGTGGTTTTAACTGGAGATCCTACTCAAATAGACAACCCTTACCTAGATAAAGACTCCAATGCTTTAACGTATACGGTAGGTAAGTTCAAGGAACATCCTATTTACGGTCATATTTTCTTAGATCGCACGGAGCGCTCTGAATTAGCTGCTTTGGCTACAGAGGTTTTATAA
- a CDS encoding DUF4143 domain-containing protein — MSCICSPSLYYWQREKKGAEIDYIIQHENQVIPLEVKVGSTGTLKSLHQFMKEKKQELLSGLILIYLLGQLHRLIKSSEK; from the coding sequence ATCTCCTGCATATGTTCCCCTTCTCTTTATTACTGGCAGAGAGAAAAAAAGGGAGCTGAAATTGATTATATCATCCAACATGAAAACCAGGTAATCCCTTTAGAGGTAAAGGTCGGTTCAACTGGAACCCTTAAATCACTTCATCAATTCATGAAGGAGAAAAAACAAGAACTGCTATCAGGATTAATTCTGATCTATCTTTTAGGACAACTTCATCGACTCATCAAAAGTTCAGAGAAATAA
- a CDS encoding FAD-dependent monooxygenase, with translation MSDVIEVLVIGAGPTGILMAAEAVRHGLSCRIIDKGGSYVDRSRAIGIQARTMEIFGHLNIAKDFLAQGIQIQAANPISHFQRLAQIPLSTLSSPYPFVLSLEQSKTEEILAKYAATLGIRIEKGIECIQLMQNAQEIEVVLQQSGKEERVKASWVIGCDGAHSQVRKQLGIAFAGKAFADVFSLADVHILWEYPHSEVSIFLNAKGFLAAIPLPEPNRYRLIFQLLRCRNLLKNHKNLPYGQVNTDLVKEPNVQEIESLLQEYSGQKAQLTNSIWIANFHINSRMTNTYQKGRVFLAGDAAHIHSPLGAQGMNTGLQDVFNLAWKLALVHKNKASSELLKTYDLERHRVGKTILRTTEYASYMATAHNPITIWFRNRILSLLNRFSSIRRSLARRISQIAICYPKSFIVVDKRPFQGPKAGLRAPNAPILLNGKSSDLYTIWSRSTAFQMLLFNSPKSLQRFRSEFINVILLTHSMDPTGEAHQIYAAKKPCVYIIRPDGYIGYRSKRIDESEIETFFNSIFKNN, from the coding sequence ATGAGCGATGTGATTGAGGTATTAGTTATAGGAGCTGGACCAACTGGAATACTAATGGCAGCAGAGGCTGTTCGACATGGTCTTTCTTGTCGAATTATCGATAAAGGTGGATCTTATGTAGATCGATCTAGAGCTATTGGTATTCAAGCTCGAACTATGGAAATTTTTGGACATTTAAACATTGCAAAGGATTTTTTAGCTCAAGGGATTCAAATACAAGCAGCCAATCCAATTAGTCATTTTCAACGCCTTGCACAGATTCCATTAAGTACATTAAGTTCTCCCTATCCCTTTGTATTAAGTCTTGAGCAGAGCAAAACCGAAGAAATTTTGGCTAAGTATGCTGCAACACTTGGTATAAGAATAGAAAAAGGAATAGAATGCATTCAGCTCATGCAAAATGCACAAGAGATAGAAGTTGTTCTGCAGCAATCAGGAAAAGAAGAAAGAGTTAAAGCCTCTTGGGTAATAGGATGTGATGGAGCTCATAGCCAAGTACGTAAGCAATTAGGGATTGCTTTTGCAGGAAAAGCCTTTGCTGATGTTTTTTCTCTTGCTGATGTACACATCCTCTGGGAATATCCTCATAGTGAAGTAAGTATTTTCTTAAATGCTAAAGGATTTTTAGCTGCAATCCCTCTTCCTGAACCCAATCGGTATCGTCTTATTTTCCAACTCTTACGTTGTCGAAATCTTTTAAAAAATCATAAAAACCTACCCTATGGGCAAGTGAATACGGATTTGGTTAAAGAACCGAATGTACAAGAAATAGAAAGTCTTCTTCAAGAATATTCAGGGCAAAAAGCCCAGCTAACAAATTCCATTTGGATAGCAAATTTTCATATCAATAGTCGTATGACAAATACTTATCAAAAAGGACGTGTTTTTTTAGCAGGGGATGCAGCTCATATTCACAGCCCTCTAGGAGCTCAAGGGATGAATACAGGTCTACAAGATGTGTTTAACCTAGCTTGGAAGTTGGCTTTAGTTCATAAAAACAAAGCTTCTTCAGAGTTATTAAAAACCTACGACTTAGAACGTCATAGGGTAGGTAAAACTATTCTAAGAACTACAGAATACGCCTCCTACATGGCAACAGCACATAATCCTATTACTATTTGGTTTCGCAATCGCATACTTTCCCTTTTGAATCGATTTTCCTCTATTCGAAGATCTCTAGCTAGGAGAATCTCTCAAATAGCTATTTGTTATCCAAAAAGTTTTATTGTTGTGGATAAAAGGCCTTTTCAAGGCCCCAAAGCTGGTTTAAGAGCTCCTAATGCTCCTATTCTACTTAATGGAAAATCCTCAGATCTTTATACAATCTGGAGCAGATCTACTGCATTTCAAATGCTTCTCTTTAATAGTCCAAAAAGTTTGCAACGCTTTAGATCTGAATTCATCAACGTAATTTTACTAACACATAGTATGGATCCTACAGGAGAAGCACATCAAATTTACGCAGCAAAAAAACCTTGTGTCTATATTATTCGTCCTGATGGGTATATTGGATACCGCAGCAAGAGAATAGATGAATCAGAAATAGAGACATTTTTTAATTCTATTTTTAAAAACAATTAA